The following DNA comes from Harpia harpyja isolate bHarHar1 chromosome 20, bHarHar1 primary haplotype, whole genome shotgun sequence.
ACCGAGTAGCTCACGCGCCCGTTGCCCGCCTCGTCCGGGTCCCGCGCCCACAGCCGCGCCAGCTCCGCGCCCGCCGCGTTGTTCTCCCGCGCCAGCACCGTGTACACGGCCTGCGCGAACGccggcgcgttgtcgttcacgTCCGACACCGGCACCCGCAGCCCGCGGCTGGCGCGCAGCGCCGGCGCCCCGCCGTCCTCCGCCCGCACCTCCACCTCGTACTCCGACACCCGCTCCCGGTCCAGCGCCTCCCGCAGCACCAGCGAGTACGAGCCCGCGAACGTCGCCACCAGCCCGAACGGCGCCGCCGGCCACACCGCGCAGCGCACCCGCCCGTTCGCCCCCGAGTCCCGGTCCGACACGCTCAGCAGCGCCACCACCGTCCCCACCGCCGCGTCCTCCGGCACCGGCACCGACAGCGACGTCACCCACACCTccggcgcgttgtcgttcacgTCCAGCACCTCCACCAACACCTTGCAGTGACCCGACAGCGGGGGGTTTCCCTGATCCGCCGCATCCACTTGCAGGCGATAGAGACCAATAACCTCAAAGTCTAAGTCACCCCTAAGGCGGATCTCCCCGCTATTCCTGTCGATCCCAAAAACATCTCTTCCATTTGGAGGGAACAAATTCTGGAGAGAATATGAGATATTCCTGTTCGACCCCTCATCCGAATCCGTGGCGTTTACTCTGATCACAAGAGACCCGCGTTCCGTATTTTCCGGCAGCTGCACTTTATACACCGACTGGTTGAACTGGGGCGCGTTGTCGTTGGCGTCCAGCACCGAGATCACCAGCTCCATCGTGCCCATCAGCGACGGACGGCCCCCGTCACTCGCCGTCAACACCAAACGGTGCTCAGGCATCGTCTCGCGGTCCAGCGGTCTCCTGAGCACCAGAAATAACGATTCAGAGTCCTCCTCTGTTTTTTGCCGGTCCAGAGAGAAGTGCTCGCTGGGGCTGAGGGTATAGGAGAGCTGCGCGTTGGCTCCGACATCTGCATCCGACGCGCCCTCCAGCGGGAACCGAGAACCGGGCAGGGTGGTGAATTCCGCGAGGCTGAGGTTTTTCCGGGCGGCGGGGAAGAGCGGGGCGTTGTCGTTGATGTCGGTCACCTCCAGCTCCACGTGGAAGACGCGCAGCGGCCgctccaccagcacctccaggcGCAGGGCGCACGGCGCGCTCTTCCCGCACAGCTCCTCCCGGTCCAGCCGCGAGCTCACCACCAGCGCCCCGCTcgccccgctcacctccacgCTCGCCCGCCGGCCCTGCGCCACCAGCCGCAGCCGACGCGCCTCCGGCTCGCCCGCCTCCAGGCCCAGGTCCTGCGCCAGCCGGCCCACCACCGTCCCGGCCTTGGCTTCCTCCGGCACCGAGTAGCGCACCTGCCCGCCGCCCAGCGCCCAGGCCgcctgcagcaccagcacccGCACCACGGGCCCCCAGCACACgcccatcgc
Coding sequences within:
- the LOC128134423 gene encoding protocadherin alpha-6-like isoform X4 translates to MGVCWGPVVRVLVLQAAWALGGGQVRYSVPEEAKAGTVVGRLAQDLGLEAGEPEARRLRLVAQGRRASVEVSGASGALVVSSRLDREELCGKSAPCALRLEVLVERPLRVFHVELEVTDINDNAPLFPAARKNLSLAEFTTLPGSRFPLEGASDADVGANAQLSYTLSPSEHFSLDRQKTEEDSESLFLVLRRPLDRETMPEHRLVLTASDGGRPSLMGTMELVISVLDANDNAPQFNQSVYKVQLPENTERGSLVIRVNATDSDEGSNRNISYSLQNLFPPNGRDVFGIDRNSGEIRLRGDLDFEVIGLYRLQVDAADQGNPPLSGHCKVLVEVLDVNDNAPEVWVTSLSVPVPEDAAVGTVVALLSVSDRDSGANGRVRCAVWPAAPFGLVATFAGSYSLVLREALDRERVSEYEVEVRAEDGGAPALRASRGLRVPVSDVNDNAPAFAQAVYTVLARENNAAGAELARLWARDPDEAGNGRVSYSVAEGVGGGAVAGGGWRAASSYVSVDAESGRLRALQPLDYEEVQVLQFEVRAVDAGEPPLCGNATVQLFVVDENDNAPALLPPAGGGPGGGAAGSAASGPGSGSGSGSGSGALWAWAAWGAPAGQVVAKIRAVDADSGYNAWLRYELWEPRGKGPFRVGLYSGEVSTARALEEADGPRQRLVIVVRDHGEPARSATATLSVSLVEGAEAALAAAGSSSSGAGLRPAAGAEGGAAAAAAAAAATNVWLVVAICAVSSLFLLAVVLYGASRWAPRAAVLSGPGPATLVCASEVGSWSYSQRQSRSLCVAEGAGKSDLMVFSPNFPPPPGPATENGSAGKGLSLSPLASGMPKHPNPDWRYSASLRAGMQSAVHMEEAGVIRGGPGGPDQQWPTVSSATPEPEAGEVSPPVGAGVNSNSWTFKFGPGNPKQGGPESKKQTQVSFLLRRKGESSQYSQ
- the LOC128134423 gene encoding protocadherin alpha-6-like isoform X5 encodes the protein MGVCWGPVVRVLVLQAAWALGGGQVRYSVPEEAKAGTVVGRLAQDLGLEAGEPEARRLRLVAQGRRASVEVSGASGALVVSSRLDREELCGKSAPCALRLEVLVERPLRVFHVELEVTDINDNAPLFPAARKNLSLAEFTTLPGSRFPLEGASDADVGANAQLSYTLSPSEHFSLDRQKTEEDSESLFLVLRRPLDRETMPEHRLVLTASDGGRPSLMGTMELVISVLDANDNAPQFNQSVYKVQLPENTERGSLVIRVNATDSDEGSNRNISYSLQNLFPPNGRDVFGIDRNSGEIRLRGDLDFEVIGLYRLQVDAADQGNPPLSGHCKVLVEVLDVNDNAPEVWVTSLSVPVPEDAAVGTVVALLSVSDRDSGANGRVRCAVWPAAPFGLVATFAGSYSLVLREALDRERVSEYEVEVRAEDGGAPALRASRGLRVPVSDVNDNAPAFAQAVYTVLARENNAAGAELARLWARDPDEAGNGRVSYSVAEGVGGGAVAGGGWRAASSYVSVDAESGRLRALQPLDYEEVQVLQFEVRAVDAGEPPLCGNATVQLFVVDENDNAPALLPPAGGGPGGGAAGSAASGPGSGSGSGSGSGALWAWAAWGAPAGQVVAKIRAVDADSGYNAWLRYELWEPRGKGPFRVGLYSGEVSTARALEEADGPRQRLVIVVRDHGEPARSATATLSVSLVEGAEAALAAAGSSSSGAGLRPAAGAEGGAAAAAAAAAATNVWLVVAICAVSSLFLLAVVLYGASRWAPRAAVLSGPGPATLVCASEVGSWSYSQRQSRSLCVAEGAGKSDLMVFSPNFPPPPGPATENGSAGKGLSLSPLASGMPKHPNPDWRYSASLRAGMQSAVHMEEAGVIRGGPGGPDQQWPTVSSATPGFAGSHSLL